In Streptomyces sp. NBC_00091, the following proteins share a genomic window:
- a CDS encoding type 1 glutamine amidotransferase: MSDNSLRLVWVYPDLLSTYGDQGNALVVERRARQRGLDVQRVDVRSDQPIPTSGDIYLIGGGEDRPQRLAAERLLRDGGLERAVSNGAIVFSVCAGYQILGKEFVNDMGQRQEGLGLLDVVTVRGEGERCVGDVLADIDPRLNLPPLTGFENHQGVTHLGPTAKPFARTRLGRGNGTGDGTEGAYNDTVFGTYMHGPVMARNPLIADLLLKLALDVNALPAIDDRWYEALRAERIAAATQPA; encoded by the coding sequence ATGAGCGACAACAGCCTGCGTCTGGTGTGGGTCTACCCCGACCTGCTCAGCACGTACGGAGACCAGGGCAACGCCCTCGTCGTGGAGCGCCGGGCCCGCCAGCGCGGCCTGGACGTGCAGCGCGTGGACGTGCGCAGCGACCAGCCCATCCCCACCTCGGGCGACATCTACCTGATCGGCGGCGGTGAGGACCGGCCGCAGCGGCTGGCCGCCGAGCGGCTGCTGCGCGACGGCGGCCTGGAGCGCGCCGTCTCGAACGGGGCGATCGTCTTCTCGGTCTGCGCCGGCTACCAGATCCTGGGCAAGGAGTTCGTCAACGACATGGGCCAGCGCCAGGAGGGCCTCGGCCTGCTGGACGTGGTGACCGTGCGCGGTGAGGGCGAGCGGTGCGTCGGCGACGTACTCGCCGACATCGACCCGCGCCTGAACCTGCCCCCGCTGACGGGCTTCGAGAACCACCAGGGCGTCACGCACCTCGGCCCGACGGCCAAGCCGTTCGCCCGCACCCGGCTCGGCCGCGGCAACGGCACCGGCGACGGCACCGAGGGCGCGTACAACGACACCGTCTTCGGTACCTACATGCACGGCCCCGTGATGGCCCGCAACCCGCTCATCGCGGACCTGCTGCTGAAGCTTGCCCTCGACGTGAACGCGCTGCCGGCCATAGACGACCGCTGGTACGAGGCGCTGCGCGCGGAGCGCATCGCGGCGGCCACGCAGCCCGCGTAG
- a CDS encoding 6-phosphofructokinase produces MRIGVLTSGGDCPGLNAVIRSVVHRAVVDHGDEVIGFHDGWRGLLECDYRKLDLDSVAGILARGGTILGSSRVQPAHLRDGVERARGHVADLGLDAIIPIGGEGTLKAANLLAQGGLPIVGVPKTIDNDIASTDVTFGFDTAVGVATEALDRLKTTAESHQRVMVVEVMGRHTGWIALHSGMAAGAHAIVVPERPFDIEELTAIVGERFSAGKRFAIVVVAEGAKPRPGSMDFQVGGTDQYGHERFAGIGNTLAVELERRLGKEARPVILGHVQRGGTPTAYDRVLATRFGWHAVEAAHRGEFGMLTALRGTDIVMVPLAEATSTLKTVPAERYDEAQTVL; encoded by the coding sequence ATGCGCATTGGTGTGCTCACTTCCGGCGGCGACTGCCCCGGCCTCAATGCCGTCATCCGCTCCGTCGTGCACCGCGCCGTCGTCGACCACGGCGACGAGGTCATCGGCTTCCACGACGGCTGGCGCGGCCTGCTGGAGTGCGACTACCGCAAGCTCGACCTGGACTCCGTCGCCGGCATCCTGGCCCGGGGCGGCACGATCCTCGGCTCCTCCCGGGTCCAGCCCGCGCACCTGCGCGACGGCGTGGAGCGGGCCCGCGGGCACGTCGCGGACCTCGGCCTGGACGCCATCATCCCGATCGGCGGCGAGGGCACCCTGAAGGCCGCCAACCTGCTCGCGCAGGGCGGTCTGCCGATCGTCGGCGTGCCGAAGACCATCGACAACGACATCGCCTCCACCGACGTCACCTTCGGCTTCGACACCGCCGTGGGCGTCGCCACCGAGGCCCTGGACCGGCTGAAGACCACCGCCGAGTCGCACCAGCGCGTGATGGTCGTGGAGGTCATGGGCCGCCACACCGGCTGGATCGCCCTGCACTCGGGCATGGCGGCCGGCGCGCACGCCATCGTCGTCCCGGAGCGGCCCTTCGACATCGAGGAGCTGACGGCGATCGTCGGCGAGCGGTTCTCGGCGGGCAAGCGCTTCGCGATCGTGGTCGTCGCCGAGGGCGCCAAGCCCCGGCCCGGCTCGATGGACTTCCAGGTCGGCGGCACCGACCAGTACGGCCACGAGCGCTTCGCCGGCATCGGCAACACGCTCGCCGTCGAGCTGGAGCGGCGCCTGGGCAAGGAGGCCCGTCCGGTCATCCTCGGCCACGTCCAGCGCGGCGGTACGCCCACCGCGTACGACCGGGTCCTCGCCACCCGCTTCGGCTGGCACGCGGTGGAGGCGGCGCACCGGGGCGAGTTCGGCATGCTGACGGCCCTGCGCGGCACGGACATCGTGATGGTGCCGCTCGCCGAGGCCACCTCGACGCTGAAGACGGTCCCGGCGGAGCGCTACGACGAGGCCCAGACCGTTCTGTGA